ACAAAACACGAATATTTGTATTTACATTATGgaatgataaataaaaagaattatcGTACGAGTTGCTCAGAAGCAGAAATGAGAAACTATAGACGAAAGTGCTAAGTAAAAGGAATActttgaatattttgtgaaaaaaaaagggtaCAAACCAACGTATATATAGAGGCAAGGTTAATGACTGAGGACGCCTCTGTATTAGTTTGAACATTATAGtatccttcttcttcctactttgtttttctttcttcaacaaTAGTAAAAGGTTTTCCCCCATTGTTATCATTTCTGTGACATTTTTGAcagtattatttttctaTTCCAGCtcattattttttagtATTGTGATTCATCGAACACCctttaacaacaacaacaacagccaCAACAACCCTGTCTTGGTATTCTTTTACCTATTAATTTCACCATCTCACATCTGTCTTTCCATTGCTTTAAATATCGCTTGAAAGATTGGTTTGctttaaaaattgagaCCCAATCCACTCTAATGACAGAAGCTACAGAGATTTCGGAAACAACACCAAGAACAACCCCAAGGGAAAGAAGTTCAGATTCTGACTCGATAGACCCATTGGACTCTGATAGTGTCCAATTTTACGATGCTCAAGATGGATTAGAAACTGATGGAGTGTATGCAACCGCTATTCAAAACGTTCAATCTCAAAGGTCAAAAACAGAACATCGACATGATAATATACCAAAAATAACAACTCCTGAAAGTGATGAAAATGGAGAAAAACACGAAGATCAACACGACACACAATCATTGACCGTTAAACAAAGATATCAGGAATATTTCAAAGTGATCcccaaattcttttttgtcTATCTTCAAGTTTTCTGTATATTTTTAGGGTTTTTATCGATGTATTGGGGGTCAATATATCATCGTGACCAACGTTACCGGAATGTTGGTTATTTGGTGGTCAATGAAGATTCACAATTTACAGTGCCCAATGGGTCAGGTACATCGACATCATCGTCAACAATCCAACCGTATTTGGGTAATGCCATCATCAATATGTTGTCGCATAACAAAACCATTGAAAATCTTGGagattttgatattgtaaACTTGACCGATTTTACCCAATTAGCTGAGAAGCACAATAACACCCTATTAGAAGAAGCTGAACGACAAGTGCATCATCAAAAATACTGGGGTGCCATATATATTGCTCCAAATAGTACCCGAAACATTTATCAAGGGTTTCTGACAGGTAATGGGTCATATATGAGTAATGtgaatcaatcaatatcTGTTATTTATGAAACAGGACGTCATTTTTCAGCTTTAAGTCAATATCTTATTCGGAATTTGAATCTTGTTAGTGAAGCATGGATTCGTGATTATGCTTCATCTCAAGTGTATCAACCAATTTTAAGTCAATTGAATTCCACACAACGgcaatttttattaactaataatcaaacaattgCCATTTTCACAACATTACCaacatttaattttattgatcAAAGACCATCACCCAGCCCTGCAGTTTTAGGACCTTCTGAAATCCAATTGATCTATTGTTTAATCATATCCTTCTACAGTTACAATTTTTCCAAAGACATTTATGCCTATATGAGAAAGAAGATTAAGTATCGATCTTATTTATTctataaatttttgatatctCAGTTGCATGCATTTGTATTAGCATTGGTTTATTCCTTAATGGCGATTGCTTTCCAAGTACCCACAAACGTAGCCTTTGGGAAATCAGGTTTTTTAGTGCTTTGGATGTTTGTTTTCTTATATATGAGTGCTACAGGAGTGATTAATGAAGTTGTAGTGCTGATCATATTAACATTTgggaaacaacaattaattgCTCCTTGGATGGTGTTTAATATTGTCGCCAATGTTTCAACAACCTTTGCCCCATTCGTTTTAACACCAGGATTTTTCCGATTTGGATATGCCATGCCAATGTATAATGCTTATGAAGCAGTGaaaattgtattttttgATACTTGGAAAGGCCATTTAGGACGAAACCTTGGagttttgataatttggatAGTCGTTGGAAACGTGTCGCTATTATTTGTCAGTGATTGGTCCACCCAAAGGGCTAAAAAAATAGCTTTGGCAGAGAAgcaaaagaagaaggaagaagaacaagtaGACAActagattttttttttttttttaaaaaaaaaaaccaatagtactcatatatatatatatatatatatatatatatatatatataaccCTAATACTGGTCATACTATATTCTATTTTACTTATTCTAAGCAGTTTCATCAATAACATCAACTCTTGGGGCGGCGTTGCGGAAAACTCTACCAAATGCCATCAATTCGTAATTTCTTGTCAATTCTTGATGccaaaattcaaatcctGGTACCGAATCATCATTTAACAAGTTTTGTAAAATCTCCAATTTTAGATTccataattcattatttcgAAGATCCTCAGTTTCTAATAAATTCGTAGCCATAATAGTAGGCAAgttattaaacaaatgtTCCTTACTATGATTATGGGTCGACATTTCcaacaataatttaaacaatttatccATTGGTAATTGTGACAATTTCTCATTGTTTAAATgtaatttcaattggtaAAAAATTGTGGTGGATCCCATGAAATTTAACAAAATGGggaaatataaattattggtgaataaattcaaatgagCCAAAACATCAGGATAAATTGCgttattcaattcataaATGACTTGAGGATTAGCTTTACTGAGTAATCGAGTATCTGAATTCTcagttttttcaaatactTCAAGTAGATTATgagttttaaaaatttgacTCTTAAAAAGGACATCGGTATACGATTGAGTAAATGTCATTTGTGCCACAAGTTCAACTACTTCATTCTTAACCAAGAAgtcaaatttatcatataAAGATAATATATCACTCAACGGAAGACTCAAATCAACTGGTGCTTCCAATTTAACCAATTTCacataaaattgaatcaataagattaaaaataatggaTCATCcagatattttaaaaattcttgtttgGTGAAACTGTACAACTGAGGTGAAAAGTCAGGCAAATACCGTAATAACAAACTCACCAAATCCAAATAACGTGACAATAATACAGTATTATCCAGTTCACGGATTTCCTTCAAGATAGGAATACACAGCTCAagtaatttgatttcttcaacGCCATTTACCACAGTAATTAAAcgttcaattttatttaatactGAAATCGGGGTTTCCTTTTTAAAGTATATCTCACGTAATAGTCTATAAATCATGTTGTTGTCACGCAAAAAGTGCAATGTTTCGGGTTCCGGGAGATTCAATAAAATGACTTCAAGACATAATACACTGACGTTTTCTATTTTGTCCTCAAATAAAAAGTGTAATATAAAGTCATTGGGATAATACATCAAAATTTGTTCAAAACTTAAATGACTTAAAATTTCTGGTAATAATCGAATTAACACATTATCAGGATCAATTCTATAAGCTTCTGAATCCATCAATATTCGATTGATGGCAGGaataatttgttcaaaatACGAATGTTGGGTAACAGTTGATTGATCAATGGTTAAAGCATACCtgtcaatcaattttgacCCAACTGGTTGCTTTCTTTCGTAACTTGTTTCTAGATTAGTTAAAACCTTGTACGATAATTCGTCCAACATGATAAcacaaataacaaaattacTTGTAGTATAAATCGAAACTGACAAGAAATGGATGAATAAGGTGGAGTTGGAGTTGGAAATTTCAGAAGGTTTTCGCCCCTAAGAACATTTCATCCCTTAAAAACAATGTTCCGCACTCGCCGTAACTTGAAACAAATCTCGCCAATTCTTAGAAAACTCACAACAACACTATAGTTTCCGAAGTAGGGTATAAAGAACTCAATATGATAAAACGTTATGTTAAGCAATTGTTACCATAGATATAATTACATGCACGTATTGTTTTCTGAAAGTTTCTTAAATGCAAATAACCGAATCAATCGATGTAAAGATCAACGAGTCAGGCATTTATCAGTGATATATAATCTCTAAAACAACTTGTTTTCTTTGTCAGGGCGCATCTGTTGAAATCACTCTTGGAGTCTGAGCATACTACCAGGGATAAACCATTTGTAATATACATGCTCCTAAATTGAAGCCGAGTTGGAAAAATTACCGCGTTGGGGTTTTGTCCATCTTTGCTATGAACTCCAAAACAAGTCTTCATTAGATTCACACAATTACTCTTTAACCCTACTCATTGATTTATCTAGTTGTAAGCAGGGTAAATTCTTGAACCATAATTATAGACGCCAAAACTAGTAAATACAGAAAAAAACTACCACAAATATGATGGCGGCTAGTAATTCTTTGTATAATTTGACGCTGACCACAATTATAGTTCTGTGATATATATGGGGTTATATTTTCTCTTCACTATATAAATAACTTAAAATCCTCTTTTGCatccaaaatttttttctttcttttatcacttttttctttttcttttatctGTCAATCAATATATCTTTACTAATTATCCAAACCAGTCCTGTATTTATGTTCCTTAGGTGTTAGCTGGTATAATAAGCTCATAAGTCCAAGTCAAGCTGTTAAAAGAATGACGCGCTTTGACTGgtattcaataaattccTTGATGGTCAAACTGCTAATAAATACCCTGATTCATTAACATAATAACAGAATTCCATAACTTATTACACATCCCGCTTTtctattgtttgttttaaatcaatttaaatcaGATTTTTATTGTCCCTTTCCATGTTTGCCGTTTAGGTTAGTGAAATCATCTTGCCGCCAAAAGAATAACGTACTCAAATATGAGGCCAACAATTGGGTCTATAACTTTACAATACCTTATTGGTGATACGTTCCCACTCTGACTTGGTCACATTTGGTTAAGAATATGGGGAGCACATCACAACCTTTGTTGGAGCAAAAAAACATATTTGTATATAAGCTTTTGTTGCATGTATATGGTACATATGATTTATAGGATATGATACTTTGGGGATAGGAGATACGATGATTATGAGGGTGCTATTAGGAGAGAAATAGGTCCGAGGAAGATGTAGTTGGTGTCCACGGATTCGAAACTCTTGTGGTAGTGCAGCGCATCTCTTCTGAGCAGGGCGTTAGGCGCAAGTGGACGTACGAGAGCCACCGCTGGGGCAGTTGATTCTGTCTTAGGGTACGGTTGTGCCGGTTGCTGAAACTTGTACCATCTCTAGCGCTACCACTGGATCTTGGCCTGGCCAGCAGACCACTGCTGCCAGTGAAATTAACGTGCCAGCAGCGAAAGCCCAAGGTCAAAGTTAAACCGGTTAGCCGCAAACCAAATACGGGCCGGGTAAATTACCAAGATTTACcgtttcaatttatctCATAAACCACAGGGTTTACAAGAAAACAACATAGCCAATACCAAGTAATTAAAAAAGATGTTTAAACTTGGTTCAAGAATGAAATTAACTTAATAAGTATCCAAATGCTCTAACCTAATAGCCACACCATTGACTCATTTTCTAATGATGACTTAGTACTTAATTCTTTGTCTAGTTAGTAGCACGTGTATTTCTCTAATCAACCGTATTTATTCTTCTAAAATTGGTTTTTTGAAAGGAATCCGAATCACAGTTTATAGAGGGCATAACAGAAAAAGGAgagaaattaaatattgcAAGTGATGATGGTTGTGATTATGTTCTATCTGTTTACACTTTGAACTGCTATCATGTGTGTCCTGTATTGTTCAAAATCTAGTACAAATATTTGGTTCTGAACACCTTAACACTGTAAATGTACCAGTATTTATTAGAGAAGTATAAGGATTCTTGTACATACGGTATTTTCAACATTGGAGTTATTTATTCAGTTTGGATTATTGAATTAGTCTTATAATAAATACTTTGATTAACCAATAATTACCTTTGTAACATACGTaacaatcaattctttaccGTCAATGACGAACTATAGATAGGCGTGGATAATTAAACtgattaatgaaaaaggtACAGATAACTAAGGCGAttgtaaacaaaaacactttatttcttttacttAAATTTGAAGTGTGGATATAGAAAGATCGTAGACTATTCCAACCAGAAATCAACTGTAAACAAAGTAAAACtaatattataaaaaaataaaacaattctCATTTGCTattaacaaacaaacaaggACTACTTGTTTTAATCAGAATTGTATTTAGACCCTTCTTCATATTTAGTGCAATCAATCGGCTTATTTTCGTGATCCATTACATTCACCAATACGGCCACACGGGTTCCTTCTTTAATAGCTACTGtttctcttttcttctCACCATTAGGAATGTACTCACTGTAATCAGTTCCAACGCAATTACCTTCTATTATCATTCCAGGAAACACtctattgtttttttcattaacaaAAACCCCTTCTTTGATCTCTCTTGGGTGGTTTCTGACACATTGTTTCTTATTTTTAGATTTTTCGGAAGACTTGGTGCCATCGTAAAATCTTTTGAGTTGACAACCATCTAATTGATTATCATAAAAGGGAACACATGTAACACTAATGTTTTTAGCGTCTGTGacaatttgattcattGAAGAAGGTGGAAATTCGTCTTTTTCCCAGCGCATGCCCACTGTGTTGTACTTTTCAGCCATTTTATCATTGTCAGTATTCCCACAACTATATTTTGCAATTactttgtttcttttcaaataCGTTCCTTTGGACATTGTAAGAATGTTTAGCCTAATCTCAGTCTTCTCAGAACCTTCGATACTAGTTGTTCCATTGAAATACTTTGTGCTCTGGAAATTATTGGCAATAAATTTAAGTGCGTTACATGCAACACCAGGAGAACGTCCCTGTTGGTTCACAATATAAACTGGAAGTCTTTCCCCATTAGTATCTTTATAATATATGTCAGGTGTATATTCGTGAAAGTCATCCTTTTTGATATCGTTGAAGGTTCCAAATTCTGTTTTACCATAAACCTTATTGTTCTTTGTGTTCACCCAAACTGTGTGTGCACTCAATGTTTTCATACATGTTTCATAATCACTATCACTATCTTTGGTACCACACATTTGACTGATTTTTCTTCCGTCCTTAACAGTGTCATCCCTTTTAGTATTTTGTAAGTACTCATCATTCTCATCGTCATCTTGTTTACTGATACTTCCGTCACTGGCTAAATTTGGATATGCTTCGTCAGTCtccaaaaaataatcagtacatgttgatgatgacgagGAGGAagatgatgttgttgatgacaGGTGTTTAGTTGTAGCAGAGCTTTGGGTGTGTGTCTTTGGATTTGACTTGGAAACTTCTTCCACTAAATCATCAAAGCTTGTACTTGCCAACGAAGCCGCATTATTTGACACCAAGCCAAATACACTCCAAATGCTAGCACCTGCTAATGCACTGATTCCCAATATCTTTCCGGAATCCAATAAATCTTGAGTATCATTGTCAATTTTGTCAATGTTAATATCTGTTCTGGCTCCACCCCATCCCCATACAATCCGCTTATCGTTATTTGGTGGTTCACCATATAAATCTGAATAAGCTTTGTAAAGattcaaaaaatatgaTACATGATTTTCCAACGCAGTTGTATCTTCTAATAGATTGTCCATCCATTCTCTTTCATCGTCTTTGATACACGTGTAATCATAAATCGAGTCTTGGTTTTCTTTAAGATAGTTCAATGCATCCAGGTAAACATTACTAAACACATAATGAGGAATTGGCATTGCAACAATATACATGTATGCAATTGCCCTAGTGATTGGCTGAATATCCTGTCCATCACTAGGACTAGCACATGCCCAATTTTTATGACTTTTCCTGTGTTTGTCATACTTTTTGTGGTTATTTGCTTTCCAAAAAGTGGTCCAAGCATCTCTAAAAATATTATCGAACCTAATTAACTCAATCCGAACATGTTCAGAATCCCTATCAAAAGCGGCATGGTAAATGCTCATGTAAGTTGACAATCCAccaacaaatttattatctgATAATAACTTCTTGATATCATCGCCTAAAGTCGATTTAAATTCATTCTGAACTTTTTTGGCTTCAGACTTTGAGTTTTCTGAATTCACATCTCCTGCTAGCTCAGGTTCCCCTTCTCTCTTTACCGTGTTGTTCCAACTTGTGTTGTTCCAACCTATGATAGAACCATTACCACAAACCTGTTTGGTGAAATCATAAAATGGGTATTCGTTATCCATGGAGCAGTTGACAAAATAGTTAACATAAAAATTGTCATCAGCATTCTCAAAGGAAACATTGTAAAGAACGTCACCTTCATCGTGTATATAAGTTGGAACAGACGAGTATGTGGGCCAATATCCAGTAGACAGAGCAATTGTGGTAGCACTATCCTGAATATCAATCGAAGAAGCAGCCGATTCCGAATCTGGTTCATAACTGTGTTGTTGCTGAGTAGGTGTAGGACAATAAGTTGTAAACATTGTATGAATACGAGTAGTGTAAACTATTTCCTGAGCAGAAGAGCCAATGATAGCGTAAAAGAAtagcaataataaataactAATCAACATGATTgcaagaattgaaaattattgttaatgtCGAAACTTAATTGGTAATTTTAAtccaaaaattaaaaagcAGAGGGTTTTGGAGGAAAGACACCCcatttttatattgatcaattcatgttttgaaattagTCTTGGAGTAAGTAATGTAGTTGAAGTTTTTGATCATTTGCAGTCATTTCTGAAATGTAAagaacaaaacaaaaagttcaggcttttttttgcatCTAGATTCCAATTTCCAAAACGCGTTTCTTGTTGCATTTTGTATTTCTGAAAcatttgattcaaaatatatccaattattattattattattattaacacTTGTACATTTCTCCATACTATAGTTTTAATTAGTTTGTTATCCCCAAACTCAAGTagattttaattaattgctTTAACAACCAAACATGTTTGGAAagttatttttaataatagcAGTTGTCACAACAAAGTGAGTTGGTTCTGCTTTGGTTTACTTAAGAACAACtgaataaatataaagTCAAACCGTACTACATTTTTTGAGCAAATATGTAGGTGACTTCCCCTTGTATCTACAATCTTGCTTGATTTGTCAAATATAGTACTCGGGTCTAATCAC
This sequence is a window from Candida dubliniensis CD36 chromosome 7, complete sequence. Protein-coding genes within it:
- a CDS encoding membrane transporter, putative (Similar to S. cerevisiae SNG1), which gives rise to MTEATEISETTPRTTPRERSSDSDSIDPLDSDSVQFYDAQDGLETDGVYATAIQNVQSQRSKTEHRHDNIPKITTPESDENGEKHEDQHDTQSLTVKQRYQEYFKVIPKFFFVYLQVFCIFLGFLSMYWGSIYHRDQRYRNVGYLVVNEDSQFTVPNGSGTSTSSSTIQPYLGNAIINMLSHNKTIENLGDFDIVNLTDFTQLAEKHNNTLLEEAERQVHHQKYWGAIYIAPNSTRNIYQGFSTGNGSYMSNVNQSISVIYETGRHFSALSQYLIRNLNLVSEAWIRDYASSQVYQPILSQLNSTQRQFLLTNNQTIAIFTTLPTFNFIDQRPSPSPAVLGPSEIQLIYCLIISFYSYNFSKDIYAYMRKKIKYRSYLFYKFLISQLHAFVLALVYSLMAIAFQVPTNVAFGKSGFLVLWMFVFLYMSATGVINEVVVSIILTFGKQQLIAPWMVFNIVANVSTTFAPFVLTPGFFRFGYAMPMYNAYEAVKIVFFDTWKGHLGRNLGVLIIWIVVGNVSLLFVSDWSTQRAKKIALAEKQKKKEEEQVDN